The Paenibacillus swuensis genome contains the following window.
CTGCAGGCGGTGCTGTTTCGGCGGCGAAGATCGTGGTTCCTGCACCAAGCAAGCTTGAGATTAATAAAGAGCTAATACCGGCTTTCCATTTCAAAATTCATCGACTCCTGACATTTGTAGTGATATGCATTGCGGAAGTTGAAACTAACAATAAAAGCACTCTATCATTATACATTCTATAATTGCCATAATAAAGATAATTCTAGTAAAAGATTGGAAGATAGAAATCGAATCGATGATTTTAAATTTGTGTTGTATAATTAATCATAAGTATGTATAATAATGCATATATTTTCGAGAATATACATACTTTATGCACTCATATATGCAAGTACGGGAACAAGGCAGGGGGAAGGCTACATGGGAGAGCAGTTGAGGGTAGCGATTGTGGGTTCAACGGGGTATGGCGGGGTTGAGTTAATCCGATTTCTGATAGGACATCCGCAGGTACAGATTACTTCGGTCATTTCATCATCCAGCGCGGGAGGCTTGCTCAGCGAGGGGTTTCCGCATCTGAACGAGATCGTAACCGACACGTTGGACGGGGTAGATATAGAATTGATTCGCTCCAAAGCGGATCTGGTATTCACGGCGACACCTCATGGCGTCTCCTCCAAGCTTGTTCCGCAGTTGCTGGAAGCGGGCTTGAAAGTGGTTGATCTGTCGGGGGATTTCCGATTGCGGGACGGCTCGGTATACGAGCACTGGTATAAACATGAACCTGCCGACAGCCGTTACCTCGAGCAAGCCGTGTACGGGTTGGCTGAAGTGTTCGGCGAGGATGTGCGCGATGTTTCCTTCGTCTCCAACCCGGGATGCTATCCGACGGCGACGCTGCTGGGGTTGATTCCCGCGGTTCAGGCGGGCTGGATCGATCCTGCAACGATCATTATCGACGCCAAGTCGGGCGTATCCGGGGCTGGCCGCGGGTTGGGATTAACGGTCCATTATTCGGAAATCAATGAAAACTTTCTGGCTTACAAAGTGAACAAACATCAGCATACACCTGAGATTGAGAGCGTGCTGAGCCGAGTTGCAGGACACGAGGTTACAACAACATTCACGACCCATTTGGTTCCGATGACGCGAGGCATTCTGTGCACGATGTACGCCTCTATGAACGGGGAACGGACGGATGAGGATTTCATAGATTTATATAAACAGTTTTACGAGGGACGCCGGTTTGTGCGCATTATCGCGAAAGGGAAATGGCCTGCGACCAAGGAAGTCTGGGGATCCAACTATTGCAATATCGGCTTCTCCGCGGACGCGCGCACGGGACGGGTCACGATCGTTTCGGTTATTGACAATCTGGTCAAAGGCGCGGCGGGGCAAGCGATTCAGAATATGAATCTCATGATGGGCTGGGATGAGGCGCTGGGCTTGGGGTTAACGCCGGCGTTTCCATAAATGGCATAGGAATATAAACGAAGTTACACCAACATGGGATGATGGAGATACGGAATGATGAACAGAGGGGGATGCATGGCGATGTTGACAGAAACAGGAACAGGAACAGGAACAGGTGCGTTCTATGCGGTGGTGGAAGGCGGAACGGTGACGACGCCTAAGGGGTTTCGGGCCGGAGGCCTGCACTGCGGACTGAAGAAGAACGGACGCCATGACCTGGGCGTGATCTTGTGCGACGTGCCGGCCGCGGCGGCTGCAGTGTACACCCTCAACGCCTTTCAGGCGGCGCCGCTGGCGGTGACCCGGGACAGCATCGCCCGTGAAGGGCGCCTGCAGGCCATGCTGGTCAACAGCGGCAACGCCAACGCGTGCACCGGCAAGCAAGGCGATGCCGACGCACTGGAAATGCGCAGCGCGATGGCAGCAAGCCTCGGCTTGCCCGAGCACTACGTCGGCGTGACGTCGACGGGTGTGATCGGGGAGCCGCTGCCGATGGAGCGCGTGCGGGAAGGCATCGCGGCGCTGCCCGCGCAGGTTCACGCCGGCGGCGGGGAGGACTTCTGCCAAGCGATCCTGACGACAGACCTCGTGAAGAAGGAGGTCTGTGTGCGGGTGAGCGTGGGCGGGAAGGACGTCTATATCGCCGGGGCGGCGAAGGGGTCTGGCATGATTCATCCGAACATGGCCACGATGCTGGGCTTTATTACGACGGATGCGCTGATCGAACCGGCGGATCTGCAAGGTTTGCTGAGCGGCGTGACGAATACGACGTTCAACATGATTACGGTGGACGGCGATACGAGTACGAACGATATGGTTGTGGCGATGGCGAGCGGCTTGTCCGGCGGCGTGGCGTTACGGCCCGGCGATGCCGATTGGGCTGCGTTCGAGGCGGGCTTCCGGCATGTGTCGGAGCATCTGGCCAAAGCGATCGCCCGGGACGGGGAAGGCGCGACCAAGCTGATCGAGGTGCGCGTGAACGGCGCGGTTTCGGACGAAGCGGCGCAAGCCATCGCGAAAACGGTGGTCGGATCCTCTCTGGTGAAGTCGGCCGTATTCGGAACGGACGCCAACTGGGGCCGCTTAATTGCGGCGGTCGGCAGGGCGGGGCAACCGGTGAATGCGGAGACGGTGGACATCCGCATTGGCGACATTCCGGTACTGGCGCAATCCAGCCCGGTACGTTTCAGCGAAGAGGATGCACTGGTGTATTTACAACAGGATGAAATCGTGTTTCACATCGATTTGCATATGGAACAAGGCAGCGCGATCGCTTGGGGCTGTGACCTGACTTACGATTATGTTCGCATCAATGCGGCATATCGGACTTAGGAGGAGGCAGGGCGCATGGGCGAAGCGGGAAACATAAAACCAACAAAGTTTGTGATGAAATGCGGCGGCAGCACCTTGGTGGCATTGCCGGATTCCTTCTTTGAGGATTTGCGGCAATTGCAGGCCGACGGCGTCATTCCGGTCATCGTGCACGGGGGCGGACCAGCCATTAACGATACATTGAACAAACTCGGAATCGAGTCGGAATTTGTAAACGGCTTACGGAAGACGAATGAAGCGGTGCTGGATGTCGTCGAGATGGTGTTAGCCGGGCAGATCAACAAAGAGATTGTGCGGCGCATTCAAGGAGCGGGCGGAAAGGCCATCGGCTTATCCGGCGTGGACGGCGGTTTAGTCACGGCAGTTCCGGTTGCAAGTGCGGCGGAGGTCGGCCTGGTCGGCGACGTGGTCGCGGTGGCCGCGGAAATCGTGGAAGGCATCGTAGCGATGGGCTACATGCCGGTCATCGCGCCGATTGGCCTTGGCGAGGACAATCAGCGCTACAACATCAATGCCGATACGGCGGCGGGTGCTGTGGCATCGCATATCGGCGTGAAGCGCATGATCGTGGTCACCGATGTGCCTGGCATCATGCGTGAGCACGATAGCGGGTCCGGGGCTGCGAAAGTGAGAGTGATTTTGCCTCAGGTAACGTTTGCGGATATAGAAGAAATGATGGCTTCCGGTGAAATTTACGGGGGAATGATTCCCAAAGTGAAGGCAGCGATGAAGTGCATCCACGGGGACGTGGAAGAAGTGGTCATCGTGAACGGTTCGGAGCCTGAAGTGCTGAGCAAGGTGATGCGCGGCGACGCCATCGGTACGAGGATTGTTAAGGGCTAGAATGCTCGTTGAGCCTTTAAGGGTATAGATTTATTCTGAGGAGAGGGAGTGGAAAGGTTATGGTGAACGAGGCACAAAACGCGAACGCAGCGGCCGTACAGGCGGTTCAGGAGGTGCGGCCGGCAGAAGGATCTTCTTTGTTCCCGACGTATGCCCGCTATCCGATCGCTTTGGTGAAAGGCGAAGGGAGCTGGCTGTGGGACGATCAAGGGAAGAAGTACCTCGACTTTATGTGCGGTTTGGCGGTCACTAACCTGGGCCATGCGCCGAAATCGGTTAAGGCGAAACTCCAAGAACAGCTGGACCAGTTGTGGCATGTGTCAAACCTATTCCACATCCCGAACCAAGAGAAACTTGCCGGCTTGCTGACGTCTAATTCCTGCGCGGATGCGGTATTCCTCTGCAACAGCGGCGCCGAGGCGAATGAAGCCGCTATCAAGCTGGCCCGCCGTTATAACAGCAAGGTGCTGTGCAACGTGAAATACGAAGTAATTACCTTCGAACGTTCCTTCCACGGCCGGACACTGGCTACGTTAACGGCGACGGGTCAAGAGAAAGTAAAAGAAGGCTTTCATCCTTTGCCGCAAGGGTTTGTCAGTGTGCCGCTCGGCGATCTGGATGCGTTGAAGGATGCGATAACCGAACATACAGGCGCGATTATGCTCGAGCTCATTCAAGCGGAAGGCGGAGTCTACCCGGTGGACGTCGAATTTGTCAAAGCCGTGCGCGAGCTGTGTGATGAGCGGGGGATTCTGTTGATTTTTGACGAAATCCAGACCGGTATGGGCCGCACAGGGAAGTTGTTCGCCTACGAGCACTACGGCGTGGAGCCGGACATCTTCACCCTAGCCAAAGGCCTCGGCAGCGGATTTCCGATTGGCGCGATGCTGGCCAAAGCGAAGCTGCGCGAAGCGTTCTCCGCGGGCAGCCACGGCTCCACGTTCGGAGGCGGGCCCTTGGCGACAGCGGCTGCAATCGCAACGGTGGAGACGATGCTGGAAGAGCATGTCGCGGAGCAGGCCGCGGCAACCGGCGCCTACATGATTGAGCGTCTCCGCACAGAGCTTGCCGGCAACAGCTTCGTGATAGAGGTCCGCGGACAGGGCATGATTATCGCGATTGAGTGTGCCGAGCCCGTGGCAAAGCTGGTGGAAGAGGGGCAGCGCCAAGGACTGCTGTTCGTGACCGCGGGTCCGAACGTGATCAGGCTGCTGCCAAACCTGCTGCTTACACGTGAAGAAGCAGATCAGGGGATCACGATTCTTAGCTCTATTTTGACCAGTACAAATGCAGCTGCGGCTGTTCAACCATAAGAAGGGGGCGGTTCATATGATGTCGATTCAAGAGGCAACGGCGGATGAAGTCGGGTTGAATTTGAAAGGGAGAGATTTTCTTGCGCTGGTGGATTACACGCCGGAAGAGCTTCGGTATCTGATCGATTCTGCGATTGAAATTAAACGCAAACATAAAGCCGGAGAAGTGTATCAACCGTTGAGAGGGAAAACACTCGGCATGATTTTTGAGAAATCATCGACGCGTACGCGGGTTTCTTTTGAAGTGGGCATGTATCAGCTCGGGGGTCAGGCGCTCTTCCTCAGCAAAAACGACATTCAGCTCAACCGCGGCGAAACGGTATGGGATACCGCTCAGACGTTGTCGCGTTACCTGGACGGCATTATGATCCGCACCTTTGCCCATCGGAATGTGGTGGAACTCGCGCGCGGCGCTACGGTCCCTGTCATTAACGGACTAACGGATTTATCCCATCCATGTCAGGCGTTGGCTGATTATCAGACGGTTTTGGAGCACAAAGGCCGTTTGGAGGGGCTTAAGATCGCTTTTGTAGGTGACGGCAATAATATGGTGCATTCGTTGATGGTAGGGGCGAGCAAGCTGGGCATGCATTTCGCTTTGGCGACACCGGAGGGGTATGACGCGGATCCTGAAGTGGTGCAGTTGGCCCGTGAGAACGCGTCGTTGACAGGCAGCCGGCTGTCGTTCACCCGCGATGCTCAGGAGGCGATAGCCGATGCGGATATCGTGTACACGGATGTGTGGGCGAGCATGGGGCAGGAGGAAGAGCAGAAGGTGCGGGTAAAGGCGTTCCGTAACTTCCAGGTGAAAGAGGATTTGGTGAAATACGCGAAGAAAGATTATCTGTTCATGCATTGTTTGCCGGCGCACCGCGGGGAAGAAGTGAGCGAAGGGGTCATTGACGGACCGAATTCCATTATCTTCGACCAGGCGGAGAATCGTCTGCACGCGCAGAAAGCCATCATGGCCGCAACAATGTAATGGATTAACACGAAAAGGAGCTGCACATTCATGCCCAAAAACAAAATCGTTCTCGCCTACTCAGGCGGTTTGGATACATCGGTTATTTTGAAATGGTTGAAAGAGACCTACGATGCGGAAATTATAGCGTTCACGGCGGATATCGGGCAAAAGGAAGAGCTCGACGGTCTCGAGGAGAAAGCGCTCAGCACCGGGGCTTCGAAAGTATACATTGATGATCTGCGCGAGGAATTCGCTCGTGATTTCATCTACCCGATGTTCCAGTCGGGCGCTTTATATGAAGGGCAATATTTGCTCGGCACGTCTATCGCGCGTCCGCTGATTGCCAAGCGTATGGTCGACATTGCCCGCGCGGAGGGCGCCATTGCGATTGCCCATGGCGCAACAGGGAAGGGCAACGATCAGGTGCGCTTCGAGTTGACGGCGGCGGCATTGGCGCCGGAGTTGGAAGTTATCGCGCCATGGCGGCTGGAGGCGTTCCGCGAGGAATTCCCGGGACGCGCGGAGATGATCGCTTATGCGGAGAAGCACGGCATTCCGGTGCAGGCTTCCGCATCAAAGCCTTATTCGATGGACCGCAACCTGCTGCATATCTCTTTCGAGAGCGGCATGCTGGAGGATCCTTGGTTTGACGCCAGCCACACGGACAACGAAGAGATGTACGTGCTTAGCGTTTCGCCGGAGCGGGCGCCGGATGAGGCGGAATATATCGAGCTGGAATTCAGCGCTGGCGATTGCGTCGCTGTGAATGGCGTTGAGATGGATCCACTAGGCGTGATGGAGAAGCTGAATGAACTCGGCGGCAAGCACGGGGTGGGCCGCGTGGATATGGTGGAGAACCGCTTCGTCGGCATGAAGAGCCGCGGCGTATACGAAACCCCGGGCGGCACCATCTTGTTCGCCGCGCACCGCCGCATGGAGTCGCTGACGATGGACCGCGAAGTGATGAGCTTACGCGATTCACTGATTACGCGTTACAGCACGCTCGTGTACAACGGGTTCTGGTTCGCGCCGGAGCGTCTGGCGCTGCAGGCGCTGGTGACGGAAAGCCAGAAGAATGTGACCGGAACGGTGCGCATCAAGCTGTACAAAGGCAACGTCATCGCAGCCGGCGTCAAGAGCCCCGTTAGCTTGTACAATCCGGAGATTGCGACGATGGAAGCGGACGCGACACAAGCTTACAATCAATCCGACGCGGCAGGATTTATCCGTTTGAACGCTTTAAGGCTTAAGGTGTCCTCCGGTGTCGAGCAGAATGACAAAGGCAAGGACAAGGACAAAGTGCTGCAAGCCCAAAACTAATCGATTCAGGCGGCCTGAAGCGGGCCGCCTTTACATTTGCAGGACAGATCAGGTGGATTTTCGGAAGGAGCGGAATTGGAATGAGCAAGTTATGGGGCGGCCGTTTTACAAAGCAGACGAACAAGCTGGTGGAAGAGTATACCGCATCGATTCTGTTTGACAAGGCTTTGGCCGAAGAGGACATTCAGGGTAGTCTGGCGCATGTGAAGATGCTGGGGAAATGCGGGATCCTGCCTGAAGCAGACGTGGAGAAGATTCGTGACGGGTTGCTGAAGGTGCTGCAACGCATTCGCCGCGGCGAAGCGGAGTTCTCGGTGGCGGATGAGGACATTCATATGAACATTGAGAAGCAGCTGATTGACGAGATCGGACCTGTGGGCGGGAAATTACATACGGGACGCAGCCGGAACGATCAGGTGGCCACGGACATGCATCTGTATTTGCGCCGCCATGTGGTGGAGTTTGTGGGCTTGCTGACTTCGTTGCAGGAGGCGTTGATTGAACAGGCGAAGAACAATCTGGATACGATTGTGCCGGGATACACGCATTTGCAGAGGGCGCAGCCGATTCTGTTCGCGCATCATTTGCTGGCGTATGTGTCGATGTTTCAGAGGGATATCGAGCGATTGCAGGACAGCTACAAGCGGATTAATATGCTGCCCTTAGGCGCGGGTGCCTTAGCCGGAACCACGTTCCCGATTGACCGTCACTTCGTTGCGTCGGAGTTGGGCTTCGACCGGGTGTACGACAATTCCCTGGATGCGGTGAGCGACCGTGACTTTATTGTGGAATTTCTGGCGGGCGCTTCGTTGATTATGACGCATCTGTCCCGTTTTTGTGAGGAGCTCGTGCTGTGGTCTTCGACGGAATTCGCTTTTGTGGAGCTGGATGACGCGTTCTGTACAGGGAGCTCGATAATGCCGCAGAAGAAAAATCCGGACGTGGCCGAACTGGTTCGTGGCAAAACAGGGCGCGTATACGGCAATTTAGTAGGCTTGCTGACCGTGCTTAAAGCGTTGCCGCTTGCTTACAACAAGGACATGCAAGAGGATAAAGAAGGCATGTTCGACACCGTTCGCACGTTGCAGGGGGCGTTGCAGCTGTTCGCGCCGATGGTAGCGTCGATGAAGGTGAACCGCGACCGGATGCGCCAGGCGGTGAATAATGATTTCTCCAATGCGACGGATATCGCGGATTATCTGGTGGGCAAAGGCTTGCCGTTCCGCCAGGCGCATGAGGTTATCGGCAAAACGGTGCTGTATTGCATCGGCGAAGGAAAGTATCTGCTGGACCTGAAGCTGGAGGAGTTCTTGCAGTTCTCGGAGTTGTTTGACGCGAAAATTTATGAGGTGTTGCAGCCGGAGCACGTGGTCAATGCGCGCAACGTCTTCGGAGGCACCGCGGCGCCGCAGGTGCAGGCGGCCATCGGCCGTGCGGAAGAGGCTAACGCATCTGCGATCGCATGGGTGCAGGAGTATGAGGCGAAGACGGCTTTGAAGGTGTAACGGGAATAAAGTAAGCCGAACTCATGGACTGAGTTCGGCTTGTTTTATGTTACCGGCGAAATAGGCGCGATATTGCTACAAATGGTGGTTGTCGCGGACACACTCGGTGTTGTTGATGGAAATTGTAGCGAAAACGCTACAAATGACCCTAGATTGGTCGGTGGACAACGAAATTGGCGCGGTATCGCTACAAATGGTGGTTGCCGTTGACACATTTGGTGATGTTGGTGGAATTAGTAGCGGGAACGCTACTAATAATCCTAGATTGGTCGGTGGACACACGAATTGGCGCGATTTCGCTACAAATGGTGGTTACCGCGGACACACTCGGTGTTGTTGGTGGAATTAGTAGCGGGAACGCTACTAATGATCCTAGATTGGTCGGTGGACAACGAAATTGGCGCGATATCGCTACAAATGGTGGTTATCGCGGACACACTCGGTGTTGTTGGTGGAATTAGTAGCGGGAACGCTACTAATGATCCAAGATTGGTCGGTGGACACACGAATTGGCGCGATATCGCTGCAAATGATGGTTGTCGGGGACACATTTGGTGATGTCGGTGGTTATTGTATCGAAAACGCTACAAATGCCGCTGTCACCTACCACACCTACCAAGCCACAGCTACGCCGTCTTCGATGACGTCAGGCTCCTTGCGCGGCTCCGCCGGATTAGGCAACGGCGTGTTACCCGTGTTCGCGGCGACCAATGCGGGCTGAGCTTTATAGGTATCCTTGGAAATCCGTTCAGATGAGACAATCCGCCCGTTCATTTTCTTATAGCGATACGTCTCAACGACATATCCCTCTTTCCCCTTTTGCAGCACCTGCTCTGAGCCAATCGGCAAGGAGGTGTTTCGCACATATTTCACTTTCGGCGCCAGCGTCTTCACGGTTTTGGACACGATATCGTAGCTGACCCCCTCCGGCATGGAGCCGAACAGCTTGGCCACCACCCGGCCGTCCTCCAGATAGGTGCGAATTACGAGATGATGACCGGTCGTGTTTTTGAACTTAAAGTTGATATATCCCCCGGCATAGGTCGCGTCCTGCCCGAGTGTCGCGTAACTGACCGGCAACGAATGGTTTCGCCGCTCCACAATCTCGAGCCCCAGGCGCAGCGCCGCCGCATACAGCGTGCTCGAAACCTGGCAGATCCCGCCACCGACGCCCGGCACCATCTTGCCGTTCAAAATCACGGGCGCCGCCCTGAACCCGAAGTTCTTCTCCGCCGCTTTAATAACC
Protein-coding sequences here:
- a CDS encoding argininosuccinate synthase — encoded protein: MPKNKIVLAYSGGLDTSVILKWLKETYDAEIIAFTADIGQKEELDGLEEKALSTGASKVYIDDLREEFARDFIYPMFQSGALYEGQYLLGTSIARPLIAKRMVDIARAEGAIAIAHGATGKGNDQVRFELTAAALAPELEVIAPWRLEAFREEFPGRAEMIAYAEKHGIPVQASASKPYSMDRNLLHISFESGMLEDPWFDASHTDNEEMYVLSVSPERAPDEAEYIELEFSAGDCVAVNGVEMDPLGVMEKLNELGGKHGVGRVDMVENRFVGMKSRGVYETPGGTILFAAHRRMESLTMDREVMSLRDSLITRYSTLVYNGFWFAPERLALQALVTESQKNVTGTVRIKLYKGNVIAAGVKSPVSLYNPEIATMEADATQAYNQSDAAGFIRLNALRLKVSSGVEQNDKGKDKDKVLQAQN
- the argC gene encoding N-acetyl-gamma-glutamyl-phosphate reductase; the protein is MGEQLRVAIVGSTGYGGVELIRFLIGHPQVQITSVISSSSAGGLLSEGFPHLNEIVTDTLDGVDIELIRSKADLVFTATPHGVSSKLVPQLLEAGLKVVDLSGDFRLRDGSVYEHWYKHEPADSRYLEQAVYGLAEVFGEDVRDVSFVSNPGCYPTATLLGLIPAVQAGWIDPATIIIDAKSGVSGAGRGLGLTVHYSEINENFLAYKVNKHQHTPEIESVLSRVAGHEVTTTFTTHLVPMTRGILCTMYASMNGERTDEDFIDLYKQFYEGRRFVRIIAKGKWPATKEVWGSNYCNIGFSADARTGRVTIVSVIDNLVKGAAGQAIQNMNLMMGWDEALGLGLTPAFP
- the argJ gene encoding bifunctional glutamate N-acetyltransferase/amino-acid acetyltransferase ArgJ, whose translation is MLTETGTGTGTGAFYAVVEGGTVTTPKGFRAGGLHCGLKKNGRHDLGVILCDVPAAAAAVYTLNAFQAAPLAVTRDSIAREGRLQAMLVNSGNANACTGKQGDADALEMRSAMAASLGLPEHYVGVTSTGVIGEPLPMERVREGIAALPAQVHAGGGEDFCQAILTTDLVKKEVCVRVSVGGKDVYIAGAAKGSGMIHPNMATMLGFITTDALIEPADLQGLLSGVTNTTFNMITVDGDTSTNDMVVAMASGLSGGVALRPGDADWAAFEAGFRHVSEHLAKAIARDGEGATKLIEVRVNGAVSDEAAQAIAKTVVGSSLVKSAVFGTDANWGRLIAAVGRAGQPVNAETVDIRIGDIPVLAQSSPVRFSEEDALVYLQQDEIVFHIDLHMEQGSAIAWGCDLTYDYVRINAAYRT
- the argB gene encoding acetylglutamate kinase, with the protein product MGEAGNIKPTKFVMKCGGSTLVALPDSFFEDLRQLQADGVIPVIVHGGGPAINDTLNKLGIESEFVNGLRKTNEAVLDVVEMVLAGQINKEIVRRIQGAGGKAIGLSGVDGGLVTAVPVASAAEVGLVGDVVAVAAEIVEGIVAMGYMPVIAPIGLGEDNQRYNINADTAAGAVASHIGVKRMIVVTDVPGIMREHDSGSGAAKVRVILPQVTFADIEEMMASGEIYGGMIPKVKAAMKCIHGDVEEVVIVNGSEPEVLSKVMRGDAIGTRIVKG
- the argH gene encoding argininosuccinate lyase; translation: MSKLWGGRFTKQTNKLVEEYTASILFDKALAEEDIQGSLAHVKMLGKCGILPEADVEKIRDGLLKVLQRIRRGEAEFSVADEDIHMNIEKQLIDEIGPVGGKLHTGRSRNDQVATDMHLYLRRHVVEFVGLLTSLQEALIEQAKNNLDTIVPGYTHLQRAQPILFAHHLLAYVSMFQRDIERLQDSYKRINMLPLGAGALAGTTFPIDRHFVASELGFDRVYDNSLDAVSDRDFIVEFLAGASLIMTHLSRFCEELVLWSSTEFAFVELDDAFCTGSSIMPQKKNPDVAELVRGKTGRVYGNLVGLLTVLKALPLAYNKDMQEDKEGMFDTVRTLQGALQLFAPMVASMKVNRDRMRQAVNNDFSNATDIADYLVGKGLPFRQAHEVIGKTVLYCIGEGKYLLDLKLEEFLQFSELFDAKIYEVLQPEHVVNARNVFGGTAAPQVQAAIGRAEEANASAIAWVQEYEAKTALKV
- a CDS encoding acetylornithine transaminase — its product is MVNEAQNANAAAVQAVQEVRPAEGSSLFPTYARYPIALVKGEGSWLWDDQGKKYLDFMCGLAVTNLGHAPKSVKAKLQEQLDQLWHVSNLFHIPNQEKLAGLLTSNSCADAVFLCNSGAEANEAAIKLARRYNSKVLCNVKYEVITFERSFHGRTLATLTATGQEKVKEGFHPLPQGFVSVPLGDLDALKDAITEHTGAIMLELIQAEGGVYPVDVEFVKAVRELCDERGILLIFDEIQTGMGRTGKLFAYEHYGVEPDIFTLAKGLGSGFPIGAMLAKAKLREAFSAGSHGSTFGGGPLATAAAIATVETMLEEHVAEQAAATGAYMIERLRTELAGNSFVIEVRGQGMIIAIECAEPVAKLVEEGQRQGLLFVTAGPNVIRLLPNLLLTREEADQGITILSSILTSTNAAAAVQP
- the argF gene encoding ornithine carbamoyltransferase — its product is MMSIQEATADEVGLNLKGRDFLALVDYTPEELRYLIDSAIEIKRKHKAGEVYQPLRGKTLGMIFEKSSTRTRVSFEVGMYQLGGQALFLSKNDIQLNRGETVWDTAQTLSRYLDGIMIRTFAHRNVVELARGATVPVINGLTDLSHPCQALADYQTVLEHKGRLEGLKIAFVGDGNNMVHSLMVGASKLGMHFALATPEGYDADPEVVQLARENASLTGSRLSFTRDAQEAIADADIVYTDVWASMGQEEEQKVRVKAFRNFQVKEDLVKYAKKDYLFMHCLPAHRGEEVSEGVIDGPNSIIFDQAENRLHAQKAIMAATM